A portion of the Roseibium salinum genome contains these proteins:
- a CDS encoding 2Fe-2S iron-sulfur cluster-binding protein has product MVQITFVQPDGSRTTVDADVGASVMETAVNNGVEGIFAECGGAMMCATCHCYVDDAWSEKTGSRNDGEEEMLECAAGELRGTSRLSCQLKVSGELDGLVVHLPEEQG; this is encoded by the coding sequence ATGGTGCAGATCACCTTCGTCCAGCCAGACGGCAGCCGAACGACGGTCGATGCCGATGTCGGGGCGTCCGTGATGGAAACCGCCGTCAATAACGGTGTGGAGGGCATCTTTGCCGAATGCGGCGGGGCCATGATGTGTGCCACCTGCCATTGCTACGTCGACGATGCGTGGTCCGAGAAGACCGGCTCGCGCAACGACGGGGAAGAGGAAATGCTCGAATGCGCCGCCGGTGAGCTGCGCGGGACCTCGCGATTGTCCTGCCAGCTCAAGGTCAGCGGCGAGCTTGACGGATTGGTGGTGCATCTGCCGGAGGAGCAGGGATAA
- a CDS encoding cytochrome P450, with protein sequence MAVAPVDEALTLAELTRDPYPIYRRMRSETPIIRVPAANRIFLTKARHTRMVKDDPELFSSDDPVTPMRRAFQAHTLMRKDGELHRRERMAMQPAFSPKVVKTDWAGLYTKIASEYLDRLPRGETVDLFTALCGPVAARILAHILGLDEVSDADMQRWSQVLIDGAGNFGFADEPFERSDAANAEMNAVFDRIVPRHRAEPNNSALSVMVNASNPIPMSQIYSNIKIAIGGGINEPRDALATIIYGLLTNPDQLEEVRRQEAWGDAFEEGVRWVAPIQASSRRATRDLQIDGIDIPEGVTLMTIQASANRDEDLYENGEVYDVFRKKVPHQAFGNGPHHCAGAQISRRTVGEIMLPMLFDRFPAMKLERPEDVVWSGFGFRGPLNLPVTLA encoded by the coding sequence ATGGCGGTCGCACCAGTCGACGAAGCACTGACATTGGCGGAGCTGACGCGGGACCCCTATCCGATCTATCGGCGGATGCGGTCCGAGACGCCGATTATCCGCGTTCCGGCCGCAAACCGGATCTTCCTGACAAAGGCCAGGCACACCAGGATGGTGAAGGACGATCCCGAGCTGTTCAGCTCGGACGATCCGGTGACCCCGATGCGCCGCGCCTTCCAGGCCCACACGCTGATGCGCAAGGACGGGGAGCTGCACCGGCGCGAGCGGATGGCGATGCAGCCGGCCTTCTCACCCAAGGTCGTCAAGACGGACTGGGCCGGGCTCTACACGAAGATTGCGAGCGAGTATCTCGACCGCCTGCCGCGCGGCGAAACGGTCGATCTGTTCACGGCGCTTTGCGGGCCGGTGGCGGCTCGGATCCTGGCTCATATCCTTGGCCTCGACGAGGTGAGCGACGCGGACATGCAACGCTGGTCGCAGGTGCTGATCGACGGCGCCGGGAATTTCGGCTTCGCCGACGAGCCCTTCGAACGCTCCGATGCGGCCAATGCCGAGATGAATGCCGTGTTCGACAGGATCGTCCCGCGCCACCGGGCAGAGCCCAACAATTCGGCGCTGTCGGTCATGGTGAACGCGAGCAACCCGATCCCGATGAGCCAGATCTATTCAAACATCAAGATTGCCATCGGCGGGGGCATCAACGAGCCGCGGGACGCCCTGGCGACCATCATTTACGGGCTGCTGACCAATCCGGATCAGCTGGAGGAAGTCCGCCGGCAAGAGGCCTGGGGGGACGCCTTCGAGGAAGGGGTCCGATGGGTCGCGCCCATCCAGGCCTCGTCCCGCCGGGCGACACGGGATCTTCAAATCGACGGGATCGACATTCCCGAGGGCGTGACGCTGATGACCATCCAGGCCTCGGCCAATCGCGACGAGGACCTCTACGAGAACGGGGAGGTCTACGACGTCTTCCGCAAGAAAGTGCCGCATCAGGCATTCGGCAATGGGCCGCACCATTGCGCCGGGGCGCAGATTTCGCGCCGGACCGTGGGCGAAATCATGCTGCCGATGCTGTTCGATCGCTTCCCGGCCATGAAGCTGGAGAGGCCAGAAGACGTGGTCTGGAGCGGCTTCGGCTTCCGCGGGCCGCTCAACCTGCCGGTCACGCTGGCCTGA
- a CDS encoding LysR family transcriptional regulator, producing the protein MSKSVDPLGVDFRALQVLICVHQLRSFTRAAEELGVNQSAVSYTIDKLRNVFQDPLFVRQARRLHATARCDGIVHEAERLTTEFRQLAAPPEFDPHTAAQKFTIACNFYERVLIIPDIVHALKKEAPQLDLEIIDSAGIGHERLRLNEADLLLGPFERDEPYFFRRDLYKERYVCLLDPSHPKAGGDLSLEDYLGLEHVLVTYGGQWRSRYIIELERQGRELKVAIRVPSPAGLELLVSGSDLVATVPERLAKVVGQGLRILPCPVQTTIAIRLVWTTLTHRSPIHMWVRDMVYRSTAATRREW; encoded by the coding sequence ATGTCTAAGTCCGTCGATCCTTTGGGCGTTGATTTTCGCGCGCTGCAGGTGCTGATCTGCGTTCACCAGTTGCGCTCCTTCACGAGGGCGGCCGAAGAGTTGGGGGTCAATCAGTCCGCCGTGAGCTACACGATCGACAAGCTTCGCAACGTCTTCCAGGACCCGCTCTTCGTGCGCCAGGCCCGGCGCCTGCATGCGACCGCGCGCTGCGACGGCATCGTGCATGAGGCAGAACGGCTCACCACGGAATTCCGGCAACTGGCCGCACCGCCGGAATTCGACCCGCACACGGCAGCGCAGAAATTCACCATAGCCTGCAATTTCTACGAACGCGTGCTGATCATTCCCGACATCGTGCATGCGCTCAAGAAAGAGGCGCCGCAGCTCGACCTTGAAATCATCGACTCTGCGGGCATCGGGCACGAGCGGCTGAGGCTCAACGAGGCCGATCTGCTGCTCGGACCGTTCGAACGGGACGAGCCGTATTTCTTCCGGCGCGACCTCTACAAGGAGCGCTATGTCTGTCTGCTGGACCCATCCCATCCGAAAGCCGGAGGTGACCTCAGCCTGGAGGACTATCTGGGCCTCGAACACGTGCTCGTCACCTATGGCGGCCAATGGCGCTCCCGCTACATCATCGAACTGGAACGGCAGGGCCGGGAGTTGAAGGTCGCCATCCGCGTTCCGAGCCCGGCAGGGCTGGAGCTTCTGGTCTCGGGGTCCGATCTGGTCGCCACGGTGCCCGAGCGCCTGGCGAAAGTGGTCGGGCAGGGGCTCCGGATCCTTCCGTGTCCCGTGCAGACGACGATAGCCATACGCTTAGTCTGGACCACACTCACGCACCGGTCCCCCATCCACATGTGGGTGCGCGACATGGTCTACCGGTCGACGGCAGCGACACGGCGGGAGTGGTGA
- a CDS encoding exopolysaccharide biosynthesis protein translates to MQKQDERRRRPSLSLPLLRTSRDQHRAGSLTLGNLLSALGEASFGWAIVVFSILTLLPLPPGSSLVTGLPLLVTTAQMMLGFPHMKLPGPLARLRLDHAKLRRTVLRMRPVTRRLERILHPRYQYIFAARNERSLGALLFVIAFVLFLPVPLSGWFPAMALFISGVGVVERDGLVTLLGLGLGAASILLTITIVVSLAAGTAAFIA, encoded by the coding sequence ATGCAGAAGCAAGATGAGAGGCGACGAAGACCATCGCTGTCATTACCGCTGTTGCGCACATCACGCGATCAACATCGCGCTGGATCCCTGACGCTCGGCAATCTTCTTTCAGCACTCGGCGAAGCATCCTTCGGATGGGCGATCGTGGTGTTTTCGATATTGACGCTATTGCCCCTGCCGCCCGGTTCGTCGCTCGTCACGGGTCTGCCGCTCCTCGTCACCACCGCACAGATGATGCTCGGCTTCCCTCACATGAAGCTTCCGGGACCCCTTGCACGCCTGCGGCTGGACCACGCAAAGCTACGGCGAACGGTGCTGCGCATGAGACCTGTCACACGCAGGCTCGAGCGTATACTGCACCCGCGGTATCAGTATATCTTCGCCGCCAGGAACGAGCGATCGCTGGGTGCGTTGCTTTTCGTGATAGCCTTCGTCCTGTTTCTGCCTGTGCCGTTAAGCGGCTGGTTTCCGGCAATGGCGCTTTTCATCAGCGGCGTCGGTGTGGTTGAACGTGATGGCCTCGTGACCCTCCTGGGCCTTGGGCTGGGCGCGGCGTCGATACTCCTCACGATCACCATCGTAGTTTCGCTTGCGGCTGGTACAGCTGCCTTCATTGCTTAA